One segment of Mycobacterium spongiae DNA contains the following:
- the pheT gene encoding phenylalanine--tRNA ligase subunit beta, translating to MRVPYSWLREVVCVGAPDWDVAPDHLAQTLVGIGHEVEEVITLGPVDGPLTVARVAGIEELTGFKKPIRACTVDIGDGEQREIICGATNFVVDDLVLVALPGTTLPGGFAITARKTYGRNSDGMICSAAELGLGADHSGILVLPPATADPGAGGAGVLGLDDVVFHLAITPDRGYCMSVRGLAREIACAYDLDFVDPAGQSRVPPLPVEGPAWPVTVHPETGVRRFALRPVAGIDPAAVSPWWLQRRLLLSGIRTTSPAVDATNYVMLELGHPMHAHDRDRISGGFGVRFARPGEKVVTLDDVERRLDAVDVLIVDDVAITAIGGVMGAASTEVHADSVDVLLEAAVWDPAAISRTQRRLHLPSEAARRYERAVDPAISVAALDRCAALLAEIAGGKVSPTLTDWRGDPPRDDWSPPAVEIAADLPDRVAGVTYAPGTTARRLAQIGAHVVHLADPAEALTALAVTPPSWRPDLLAPADLVEEVLRLEGLGVIPSVLPSAPAGRGLSATQKRRRAISKSLALSGYVEILPTPFLPAGVFDLWGLPPEDRRRTTTHVLNPLEADRPELATTMLPALLEALVRNVSRGIADIALYAIAQVVQPTERTRGVELIPVDRRPTDDEFALLDASLPRQPQYVAAVLAGLREPRGPWGPGRVVEAADAFEAVRIIARASGVDVNLRTAQYLPWHPGRCAEVLVGEAIVGHAGQLHPAVVERTGLPKGTCALELNLDEIPIVDALPAPRVSPFPAVFQDLSLVVAANVSAATVADAVREGAGELLEDVQLFDVFTGQQIGAERKSLTFALRFRAPDRTLTEDDASAARDAAVRCAAERVGAVLRS from the coding sequence ATGCGTGTTCCCTACAGCTGGCTGCGCGAGGTCGTCTGTGTTGGCGCCCCAGACTGGGACGTTGCCCCGGACCATCTCGCGCAAACGCTGGTCGGGATCGGCCACGAGGTCGAGGAGGTCATCACGCTCGGCCCGGTGGACGGGCCGCTGACCGTCGCGCGGGTGGCCGGCATCGAAGAGCTCACGGGCTTCAAGAAGCCAATCCGGGCCTGCACGGTCGACATCGGTGACGGTGAGCAGCGCGAGATCATCTGTGGTGCGACAAATTTCGTGGTCGACGATCTGGTTCTCGTGGCGCTTCCCGGGACCACGCTGCCCGGTGGGTTCGCTATCACGGCCCGCAAGACCTATGGCCGCAACTCCGACGGGATGATCTGCTCAGCAGCGGAACTCGGATTGGGCGCAGACCATTCCGGGATCCTGGTGCTGCCGCCCGCGACCGCCGATCCTGGGGCCGGCGGCGCCGGTGTACTCGGCCTCGACGACGTGGTCTTTCACCTGGCCATCACCCCCGACCGGGGCTACTGCATGTCGGTGCGCGGTCTGGCCCGCGAAATCGCGTGCGCCTACGATCTGGACTTCGTCGACCCTGCCGGCCAGTCGCGGGTGCCGCCACTGCCGGTCGAGGGACCGGCCTGGCCGGTGACGGTGCACCCAGAAACCGGGGTCCGGCGGTTCGCGCTGCGCCCGGTCGCCGGGATTGACCCGGCTGCGGTCTCGCCCTGGTGGCTGCAGCGTCGGCTGCTGCTCTCCGGAATCCGCACGACATCACCGGCCGTGGATGCGACCAACTACGTCATGCTCGAACTGGGCCATCCGATGCATGCCCACGACCGCGACCGGATCTCTGGGGGCTTCGGAGTGCGATTTGCCCGGCCTGGTGAGAAGGTCGTCACCCTCGACGACGTCGAGCGTCGCCTCGATGCGGTCGACGTCCTCATTGTCGATGACGTTGCGATCACCGCGATCGGTGGCGTGATGGGTGCCGCCAGCACCGAAGTGCACGCCGATTCTGTCGATGTCCTCCTTGAGGCCGCGGTGTGGGACCCGGCGGCGATATCGCGCACCCAGCGGCGGTTGCACCTACCCAGCGAGGCCGCCCGTCGCTATGAGCGTGCGGTGGACCCGGCCATTTCGGTTGCCGCTCTCGACCGATGTGCGGCGCTTCTGGCCGAGATCGCCGGAGGTAAAGTTTCGCCGACCCTGACCGATTGGCGGGGCGACCCGCCGCGAGATGACTGGTCACCGCCGGCGGTCGAGATCGCCGCCGACCTGCCAGACCGTGTCGCCGGGGTGACATATGCCCCGGGCACGACCGCCCGGCGCCTGGCCCAAATCGGCGCCCACGTGGTCCACCTGGCCGATCCCGCCGAGGCGTTGACGGCGTTGGCGGTGACCCCGCCGAGTTGGCGGCCCGATCTCTTGGCGCCCGCCGACCTCGTCGAGGAGGTGCTGCGACTCGAGGGCCTTGGGGTAATTCCGTCGGTGCTGCCATCGGCACCCGCGGGGCGGGGACTCAGCGCCACGCAGAAGCGGCGTCGTGCGATCAGCAAGTCGCTGGCACTGTCCGGCTACGTGGAGATCCTGCCTACGCCGTTCTTGCCCGCGGGGGTGTTCGACCTTTGGGGACTGCCGCCCGAGGACCGGCGACGCACGACGACACACGTGCTCAACCCGTTGGAGGCCGACCGTCCGGAGCTAGCCACGACGATGCTGCCGGCATTGCTGGAAGCGTTGGTCCGCAACGTGTCCCGCGGTATCGCCGACATTGCCTTGTATGCGATCGCGCAAGTGGTCCAGCCGACCGAGCGGACTCGCGGTGTCGAACTCATCCCCGTCGATCGCCGACCGACCGATGATGAGTTCGCGTTGCTGGATGCATCCTTGCCGCGGCAACCGCAGTACGTCGCAGCGGTGTTGGCCGGGTTGCGCGAACCCCGCGGACCATGGGGGCCGGGTCGCGTGGTCGAGGCGGCCGACGCTTTCGAGGCCGTGCGAATCATCGCGCGTGCCAGCGGCGTCGACGTGAACCTGCGCACCGCCCAGTACCTTCCGTGGCACCCGGGCCGGTGTGCGGAAGTGCTGGTCGGAGAGGCGATCGTGGGTCACGCGGGGCAGCTGCACCCGGCGGTGGTCGAGCGCACCGGCTTGCCGAAGGGCACCTGCGCCCTGGAGCTGAATCTCGATGAGATTCCCATCGTCGATGCGTTGCCGGCTCCGCGCGTGTCTCCGTTTCCCGCGGTGTTCCAGGACCTCAGCCTGGTGGTGGCCGCGAACGTGTCCGCTGCGACGGTGGCCGACGCCGTTCGCGAGGGAGCCGGTGAGTTGCTGGAGGACGTTCAGTTGTTCGACGTTTTCACCGGCCAGCAGATTGGCGCGGAACGCAAGTCACTGACCTTCGCGCTGCGATTCCGCGCGCCGGACCGGACGCTGACCGAAGACGACGCCAGTGCGGCTCGCGACGCGGCGGTGCGATGTGCTGCTGAGCGGGTCGGTGCCGTGCTGCGCAGCT